A segment of the Collimonas fungivorans genome:
CTATCGCCTGCTGGATCGCGTGGGTTCTGCCTACGCCGCTTCGGTGACCTTCCTGATTCCGATATTCGGCGTGATCTGGGGCGCCATTTTCCTCAAGGAAGAGGTGACGCCCGGCATGGTGCTAGGCTGCCTGATCATCCTGTTGGGCACGGCCCTGGCGACCGGCAAGCTCAATTTGTCGGCGTATTTGCGCGATAAAGCAGCTAAATGAGCAGCTAAATGAGTAGTTAAACAATCAGCTAAATGATTTTGGCTTTGCGGCGGCGGGAACGGGCGTTGCCAGTGAATATATGCAACACCACAGGCCGAGTATGTGGTTTTCGGGGCGTACAAGCGTATTAGTGGCCTGCTTCTATGGCATAATCAAGAGCTAAATTCACTGTTTAGCGCAGCCTCGAAGCTGCCCCGGATCATGCTTAAAACGCTCTACGATAAACTTTGGGAATCCCACGTCGTCCATACCGAACAGGACGGCACGGCGATTCTGTATATTGATCGACATCTTTTGCATGAGGTCACCAGTCCTCAGGCTTTCGAAGGGCTGAAGCTGGCCGGCCGCAAGCCATGGCGGCAGGCCGCCAACCTGATGGTGGCCGACCACAACGTGCCGACCACCGGCCGCGCCAACGGCATCGCCGATCCGATTTCGCGCCTGCAGGTGGAAACCCTGGACGCCAACGCCAAGAGCTACGACCTGACCTATTTCGGCATGAACGACCACCGCCAGGGCATCGTCCACGTGATCGGCCCTGAGCAGGGCGCGACCCTGCCTGGCATGACCGTGGTCTGCGGCGATTCGCACACCTCGACCCACGGCGCTTTCGGCTGCCTGGCGCACGGCATCGGCACCTCCGAAGTGGAGCATGTGCTGGCTACGCAAACCTTGCTGACCAAAAAATCGAAATCGATGCTGGTGCAGGTCGACGGCGCGATACCTGCCGGCGTCACCGCCAAGGACATCGTGCTGGCCGTGATCGGCCGCATCGGCACCGCCGGCGGCACCGGTTATGCGATCGAATTCGCCGGCTCGGCGATCCGCGCCTTGTCGATGGAAGGCCGCATGACAGTCTGCAACATGGCGATCGAAGCGGGCGCGCGCGCCGGCATGATCGCCGTCGACGACACCACGCTCAACTACGTCAAGGGCCGGCCGTTCTCGCCGGCCGGGCCGCATTGGGAACGCGCCGTGACCTACTGGCGCACCCTGCATTCCGACCAGGGCGCCAAATTCGACATGGTGGTGACCCTGAGCGCGGCCGAGATCAAGCCGCAAGTTACCTGGGGTACTTCTCCCGAGATGGTGGTAGCCGTGGATGGTCGCGTGCCCGATCCGGACAAGGAAAAAGACGCCACCAAGCGCGACGGCATGGAAAAGGCGCTGGCTTACATGGCGCTGAAACCGAACACCGCGATTGAAGACATCCGTATCGACAAGGTATTCATCGGCTCCTGCACCAATTCGCGGATCGAAGATCTGCGCGCGGCGGCGGCAGTGGTGCGCGGCAAGTTCCGCGCTTCCAACGTCAAGCTGGCGATGGTGGTGCCGGGTTCCGGGCTGGTCAAGGAACAAGCCGAGCGCGAAGGCCTGGACAAGATTTTCAAGGACGCCGGTTTCGAATGGCGTGAACCGGGCTGCTCGATGTGCCTGGCGATGAACGCCGACCGGCTGGAGCCGGGCGAACGCTGCGCGTCCACTTCGAACCGCAATTTCGAAGGCCGGCAGGGCGCGGGCGGACGCACGCACCTGGTCAGCCCGGCGATGGCCGCCGCCGCAGGTATCGCGGGCCATTTCGTGGATATTCGTTCCTTATAA
Coding sequences within it:
- the leuC gene encoding 3-isopropylmalate dehydratase large subunit — protein: MLKTLYDKLWESHVVHTEQDGTAILYIDRHLLHEVTSPQAFEGLKLAGRKPWRQAANLMVADHNVPTTGRANGIADPISRLQVETLDANAKSYDLTYFGMNDHRQGIVHVIGPEQGATLPGMTVVCGDSHTSTHGAFGCLAHGIGTSEVEHVLATQTLLTKKSKSMLVQVDGAIPAGVTAKDIVLAVIGRIGTAGGTGYAIEFAGSAIRALSMEGRMTVCNMAIEAGARAGMIAVDDTTLNYVKGRPFSPAGPHWERAVTYWRTLHSDQGAKFDMVVTLSAAEIKPQVTWGTSPEMVVAVDGRVPDPDKEKDATKRDGMEKALAYMALKPNTAIEDIRIDKVFIGSCTNSRIEDLRAAAAVVRGKFRASNVKLAMVVPGSGLVKEQAEREGLDKIFKDAGFEWREPGCSMCLAMNADRLEPGERCASTSNRNFEGRQGAGGRTHLVSPAMAAAAGIAGHFVDIRSL